GTGTGGGTGTGAGAAGCCGCAGCGATCCCCGCCTCAGCTAGGGTGTTATTAACCCACGCTGATGCGTTCCACTTTAGAATCTCTCCATTAGCTTTAGCACTGATAACAACGTTGTCTAGATCATCTAGGTTGTGGTTGTGGGTGCTGAGGGCACCATTCGTGATACCGTACCCGGCTAAGGTCGTAGGCTTACTAGTAAGCGAGGCAAAGGTGTGTGTGTGAGCAGCAAGAGCATAGGAGCCAGCAGGTTGGGCATCTGTAATTCCATACCCCAGCAAGGTGGTGGGTTTGCTTGTAAGTGAAGCGAATGTGTGGGTATGAGTATTTGTGGCGGCGTCAGTAATACCGTACCCACTGAGGGTGGTAGGCTTAGATGTGATTGTGGAGAAAGCGTGGGTGTGGGTTGGGAGCTGTCCAGCTGTTAACGTTCCGATAACATCTAGAGTAGCTAAACCGTTAGCTTCTCCTACCCGCACCCTATAGTCTGTGTTTGTCTTAACTGCGTAAACGTCGGAACCTATAGGTGCAGACAGTAGCGCTAAGTTGTCAATCTCTTGATTCGCCATTTAGATTTTTCCTCTTGAAGTTTCTGTAACACTCATGCTGTTTCTAGGGCAGTAAGACGGCCCTCTAAAGACGAAATAAGTTGTGCAACTCCTACTGAGATAAAAAAGCTCAGCTCAGCAGGGCGTAAACTGTACCTATCCCCAGCCGGCTGGTAGCTCTGTAGTACCTCTCCCGTCTCTTCCTCGACTACCATGGGAATCTCTCCCCATGAGTCGTAGCATACGAAACCGTAGCGGAACGGGTCTAGCCCGTGGGACTCCATAATAGAGATAACGCTCTGCACAGTGGGGCTGCAATGCAGTCTGGCATCGGGGCCTTTCTCTGCTATTGCATCATTCCACTGGAAGATCACAGCAGCATTCGCTAGCTCTTTGGCGGCGGCTAACTCCTGCACGTTTAGAGTACCTCGTACAGATTTATCTCGAGCATCGGAGGTATTGATAACCCCGGTGGCCGAATAGACTACAGAACACCTGCGTGCCGCTTCAAAGGAGCTGATTGTGTTGTCCGTCCCGGCTCCTACTGTAGTTCCATCAACACGGAGCCACTGATTAGACGCCAGTGACAGGTTATTACTACTGCCCACATTGAAGGTCATCGCCGCGCCTTGACCGAAGTACATGGTGCCCCCGGTCGCTTGAATCGCGTTCAGCGCATTGACCGAGTTGTTGGTTCGGTTGATGGTCAGTCCGGGAGAGATGGTGGTGTTGAGGATGGTGCTGGGAACCTTGTCGCCTCGTATGAACTGCCCCTCTGACCCAGCCGCAATGGCTGGCTCCTTTCCCGCCAGCGCATCAAACACAGCATCCCCACTGGGGGAGTGTGTGATATCACCGTTTGTGATTGTCTGTGTTATTGGGTCGATCAGTAGATTGCCGCCCGCGTCGCGGAGGTCTACTCCCAGAGTAGCTCCCGCAGTTGCCCCTTCCTCAGCCCGGATAAATCCGTTAGGACGGCCGTAGATAGAGACAGGATATTTATCCGCCATACATGATACTCCTTGGTTTGGGGTGGGGGAGCCGCAGGCTCCGCTCTTTTGATTGTGACTACTTCGACAGCCTGATTCAGGAATAGTTCAACGAGGGGCGGAACTTCTCCCAAAAGCGGGTGTCTTATAGGGGTCGAGTGTACGGGAAGACAACGGACAGCCAGCTATTGCAGCGGGTGACAGATACCTAGACTTGATGAACCACACCTGTACCTCTTTGACCTCCGAGGATAAATGTTGGTCTGAGCGGCTCCACTCAAACTCAGGGAGCTAGGCTAGCATACCCATTAGTATGCCGTTTTTCCCTACTACTTGGCGGTTAACGCATGGGGTAGCGGGGTGACAGTAAGCCCGTAACATGGGGACCACACAGCGGGCAGCGTGGGCGAACGACAGAGCGCGTGGGGAGGACGTCAAGGTTAATCTCTTGGCTTCTTCTATAGTCTAGTCGATGGGAGGTGATTCCTCTGGTCAAACCTCAGATCAGCGCGTTGCTTCGCAACTGCTACTCGGGCTGGCCCTTAAGCTGATCCGCCTCTTACGAGGAGGACAGGCTTTGGGTCAGTTACCTAGATCATCTAAACTAAAGCGTACAGTACAGCAGAAGGCGACGTGAGGAGCCTTAGATAATATAGCCTTTCAGACGTAAGCTGTACTCAGAACCATCGAAGAGCGTCTCTTCTGTATCCATATCAATTACATGCAAGTTCTCAAGGCTTACACCCTTACTAGTGTCTAACCGCTTGAAGATCGGAACTCTTCCCTTCTCTGCGAAGCACGGATAGATTACCTCCGTGAACTCTTCCTCTGTAATAGTCGGGGGAATCGAGCTTTCCCTCCCCTTCATCGCATTCTTCCTCCAATTAAGGCTGGCTTCTTTCCACCAACCCTCGGGCGTGGTCAGGGAGCTGGCCTTTTTTGCGTTACGCTGTGGCTTCAGTACATCTTGGTACCTCTCCCTACGCAGACGCTTGGCCTTCTTCCAATGCACCGCCGGCTTCTTCGCCCGTACAACATGCTTACTCGTAAGTTTTCTCCGCAGAACTCGGTTATTCTTCAACTCTGCAACCAGTCCATCGAGAGGTGTCGCTGCTTCGCGGCTCCCGTCAATTGTGGATTGCGAGGTCTCCTCCTCCAGCTTCATGCCTCTGAGGAGAGCGAGCAGCTCTATAAGCTCTACCGCCTCTTCCCCTTCTATGGGTACATCTTTCATACGCGTGCTCCTTCCTCGTCTAACCTTTAGGGCGGGTTAGTCTCGCCGGACAACTGCGTCGTCCTTGTAGGGTCCATACAACTAACGAGGCAGGGCCTCTATGCTGAGAGGAGAGACACTCTCCGCTCGTAGGTACATGTAAGACCGTCGAGGTATACTTAAGTTCCGTTCATTCATAAACTAGTCAGCAAACTTCACCGTGAGGTCTTTTTAAATTTTCAAGGGGGTCGGTTTAGCCTTTTTGGGGGTCCGAAAGAGCTTTTTCTGGTACCTGCTCACTACGAATGATAGGGCCCCACCCACGCGGCCACAGGGCCGGGGGCCTGCGGGGGATACCACCGGGGGTCTGTGGTCAAACGAGGCACAAGGGGCGTGATCGGGGCACCATACGCTGAACGGGGGAACGGTACGGCCATGCAACCTAGCCGTTCAGGGTCCAGTCAGGGGAACGGGCAGAGCCTAGCCCACGCTGTAGGCCGCCGCGTGGGCCACGCTTACGAGTAAGCGGAATGTTAAGAAGTTGTTAAAAAAG
The Candidatus Obscuribacterales bacterium genome window above contains:
- a CDS encoding tail fiber domain-containing protein; translated protein: MADKYPVSIYGRPNGFIRAEEGATAGATLGVDLRDAGGNLLIDPITQTITNGDITHSPSGDAVFDALAGKEPAIAAGSEGQFIRGDKVPSTILNTTISPGLTINRTNNSVNALNAIQATGGTMYFGQGAAMTFNVGSSNNLSLASNQWLRVDGTTVGAGTDNTISSFEAARRCSVVYSATGVINTSDARDKSVRGTLNVQELAAAKELANAAVIFQWNDAIAEKGPDARLHCSPTVQSVISIMESHGLDPFRYGFVCYDSWGEIPMVVEEETGEVLQSYQPAGDRYSLRPAELSFFISVGVAQLISSLEGRLTALETA